Proteins co-encoded in one Accipiter gentilis chromosome 5, bAccGen1.1, whole genome shotgun sequence genomic window:
- the STX11 gene encoding syntaxin-11, giving the protein MKDRLNELREFARLHNQQFSDGEEDENSPHDVLLYETDYALEILHKDIQNIRTENDHLKEDVKRLRKQNSRFLTSMRRLSSIKRDTNCIARDIKARGESIHRKLQIMRDFSEDAITKYGAMSVIARVAKNHYVDLMHAFQEAMFEYNATEMNQRENCKIRIQRQLEIMGKDVSSNQIEEMIEQGKWDVFSENLLSDVKGARSALNEIETRHKELVKLEGRIKEVHELFLQVALLVEEQADTFDVIEINMQNVEDYVGEAKEQVKKALEYRRKHPFRTILCCCLSCCRR; this is encoded by the coding sequence ATGAAAGACCGACTAAATGAGCTGCGTGAATTTGCCAGGTTACACAACCAACAGTTTTCTGATGGTGAGGAGGATGAAAATTCACCCCATGATGTTCTCCTTTATGAGACTGATTATGCCTTGGAAATTCTTCATAAAGACATACAGAACATTCGGACAGAAAATGACCACCTAAAAGAGGATGTCAAGCGgctcagaaagcaaaacagccGCTTCCTTACTTCCATGCGCCGTCTTAGTAGCATCAAACGAGATACTAATTGTATTGCCAGAGACATCAAGGCCCGCGGAGAAAGCATCCACAGGAAACTCCAGATAATGAGAGATTTCAGCGAAGATGCGATAACAAAATACGGGGCTATGTCTGTCATTGCCAGGGTGGCAAAGAACCACTACGTTGACCTCATGCATGCATTTCAGGAAGCTATGTTTGAATACAATGCAACAGAGATGAACCAACGGGAGAATTGCAAGATTCGAATTCAGCGGCAGCTAGAGATCATGGGCAAAGATGTTTCGAGCAACCAGATTGAGGAGATGATTGAGCAAGGCAAGTGGGATGTCTTCTCTGAGAATCTCTTGTCGGATGTTAAGGGGGCTCGCTCAGCCTTGAATGAGATAGAGACACGTCATAAGGAGCTGGTGAAGTTAGAAGGACGCATTAAGGAAGTTCACGAGCTCTTTCTGCAGGTGGCCCTGCTAGTGGAGGAACAGGCGGACACCTTTGATGTCATTGAGataaatatgcaaaatgttgAGGACTATGTAGGAGAAGCTAAAGAGCAAGTGAAAAAAGCTTTGGAATACAGAAGAAAACACCCCTTCAGAACaatcctctgctgctgcttatccTGTTGCAGAAGGTGA